A window of Pseudophryne corroboree isolate aPseCor3 chromosome 12, aPseCor3.hap2, whole genome shotgun sequence contains these coding sequences:
- the COQ6 gene encoding ubiquinone biosynthesis monooxygenase COQ6, mitochondrial → MLRPSCHPHLFRLLDSRRALSSAASSLYDAVISGGGMVGTAMACALGSHPHLRHKKILLLEAGQKKGCDHLPEQFSNRVSSITPGSATLLASFGAWDHICSMRLKPYKRMQVWDACSDALITFDKEGMEEMGYIIENDVITAALTRQLDSLSERVEVLYRSRAVGYTWPAPYRNAEGSPWVQIELADGQRLHTRLLIGADGQNSTVRSAAGMKSIQWSYNHVAVVATLELSESTDNNVAWQRFLPSGPIALLPLSDTCSSLVWSTSPERASQLLAMDEESFVDAVNSAFWSSDHHSDFITSAGSILHSALSSLMPSGTSARQLPPSVSRLGKNSRAAFPLGLGHSPEYVRQRVALIGDAAHRVHPLAGQGVNMGFGDVASLLHHLSSAAFDGQDLGSTRHLLEYETERQRQNLPLMAAIDMLKRLYNTSQPSIVLLRTLGLQATNAVPPLKERIMAFASK, encoded by the exons ATGCTTCGTCCGTCGTGTCACCCCCATCTTTTCAGGCTTCTGGATTCCCGCCGTGCTCTGAGCTCCGCAGCCTCCTCACTTTATGACGCAGTTATATCTGGCGGGGGGATGGTCGGGACTGCAATGGCCTGTGCTCTCG GCTCTCATCCCCACCTACGCCACAAGAAAATCCTGTTACTGGAGGCTGGGCAAAAGAAAGGCTGTGACCACTTACCTGAGCAGTTCAGCAACCGCGTCAGTTCTATCACCCCGGGATCTGCCACGCTGCTGGCCA GCTTCGGTGCTTGGGATCATATCTGCTCAATGAGGCTGAAACCATACAAGAGAATGCAG GTGTGGGACGCCTGCTCTGATGCCCTGATCACGTTTGATAAAGAAGGAATGGAGGAGATGGGGTACATAATAGAGAATGACGTCATCACAGCCGCACTTACCCGACAGCTGGATTCGTTGTCAG AGCGCGTTGAGGTTCTCTATCGGAGTCGCGCTGTGGGTTACACCTGGCCAGCACCTTATCGCAATGCAGAGGGCAGTCCGTGGGTCCAAATCGAGCTGGCGGATGGACAGCGGCTACATACGAGACTACTG ATCGGTGCAGACGGGCAGAATTCCACGGTCCGCAGTGCAGCGGGAATGAAAAGTATCCAGTGGAGCTACAATCATGTCGCAGTGGTTGCCACGCTGGAATTGTCTGAG tctactgacaacaatgtggCCTGGCAGAGATTCCTCCCGAGCGGACCCATCGCTCTCTTACCG CTCTCGGACACTTGCAGCTCCCTGGTCTGGTCCACATCTCCTGAGCGCGCCTCTCAGCTTTTGGCAATGGACGAGGAGAGCTTTGTGGACGCCGTCAACTCGGCTTTT tggAGCAGTGATCACCATTCAGACTTCATCACCTCCGCTGGTTCCATATTGCACTCAGCCCTTTCCTCTTTGATGCCTTCTGGAACGTCTGCCCGCCAGCTGCCGCCTAGCGTATCTCGACTCGGGAAAAACAGCAGAGCAGCCTTCCCCCTGGGCCTTGGTCACTCCCCGGAATATGTCCGCCAGCGGGTGGCACTAATTGG GGACGCCGCTCACAGAGTGCACCCTCTGGCCGGCCAGGGTGTGAATATGGGCTTTGGCGATGTGGCCAGTCTGCTGCATCATCTGAGCAGTGCGGCATTTGACGGACAAGATTTGG GCTCAACAAGGCACCTTCTGGAGTATGAGACGGAACGTCAGAGGCAAAACCTTCCATTAATGGCTGCTATTGACATGTTAAAGAGATTGTACAACACAAGCCAGCCTTCGATAGTGCTCCTCCGGACTCTGGGCCTCCAGGCGACAAATGCAGTGCCTCCACTAAAA GAGCGGATCATGGCCTTCGCAAGCAAATAA